The nucleotide window CTTACGAAGAAGCTATCAGAGAGAGGGCCTTTATATCACAGAGGATGAAGCCAACTCCTGCAGAAACATTCGCTAAAGACACCGTAGCTGCAGTGCTAAAGAAGAACCCACCTGCTTGGTTCTCTTCCGGCAGATACTCAACTCTCATGGCAATCATGTACCATATGCCCCTCTGGTTCAAAGATTTTGTCCAGAAGAAGGCTTTAATGAAAAAGGACTAGACAGCTTCCGGTTTTAaagtctctctttctctcttacGATAACGAAATGTAAAAGATTATTCAGACTTGATAATGTAATCTTATGTCCTCATGCTTGAGTAGTTTAAGTAGGAAGATAGTGGGAGACTTAACAGCAGGAATGATTACATTGTCGTAAAAGCTTTGTGATACAGAACAAGGTAAacgattctacactcaagaggaacaatatttctctactttGACTCGACCCAACAAATGTATCAGCAAACCACATTATAAAGGGTCAGAAGACTCAGAACTATTCTAAAAAGCTATATCACTAACAGCATTCTAGTTTTTTAAGAGTGGTGTGGAGCTCCATAATACATTATCCCAGATGGCTGAAAAGTACCTTGTTGAggaggttgttgttgttgttgagctGAGTTGGACTGAGGCTGTTGATTACCTATCATATGCGGTGGCGGTGGAGGCGGCGGAAGTCCAGGTGGCATTAATGGAATGTTACCAAAGCCGTAAGGATTGTTCATTACCGGTGGATTCATGAACTGTGGTTGTGGTTGTGGTGGTGCTGGATTAGGGATCACATGGTACTGACCTTGACCTTGACCTTGTGTGGCGGGTGTCTGGTTCTGGGAGTTGTTGTAAGAAACCGGAACTGTGCTCTCTGATTTGGATAGACCGGAGGTTTTTGTTGCTTCAGCTGCGAATGAGGAGAGAACAGATTGCATGATCATATGGGACGAGGTGGATGCTGTGAGCATCGCAGCTATAGAAGCAGGCGTCATTTTTGATGATTGGCCGTTGTTGTCAGTTGAGACTGATCCTGGAGCAACGGTTGTTGGTTTTGGTGCATAATCCTCATCCTTGAGGCGTTTCTGCATGTTTTGAGCTTCTTCTGTTTGTTCTTGTGCCAcctaacaataataaaaatggtTCATGAGCTTTTAATTAAAGCTTAGATGCAGTGGGGGATTCAAACACACATACCTGAATCTGAGCTTCAAGATTCTCCAGTTCAGATTCCTGACACAAACAAGCAAAAGAATGAAAGATAGCTCACAAGAGAGTGTGAAAAATCAATAGTACCTGTTCGCGTAGTGCGTCTTTAAGCTGGTTGACAAGGGAAGTCCTACTCCCTTGAACAGATTTAAGCTTCTCAATGCATTGTCTCAAAAGGTATTCTTCCTCTTCCAATTCTTTAGCCAGTGATTCTCTCTTTGGGTTGTCTTTGGCTGGTGAGAGATTATAAACATATGAACTCACTGAATTTAGAGATAAAGAGTGGGCTGGTAAAAAGTAAAAAGCAGATTGTTACCAGTAGAGCAGGCTTCTTCAACATCTTTCTCCATCTTCCTGATTCGTTTAACTGCAGACTTGCATTTACTCATCTCAGCTTCTTCATTCGAGTTTTCCGCAACAACCAAGTGATAAGCTGATGCTATCTTCTCAGCCACACCTCCTCCACTTGATAGTTTCTGCTTAtcaaagcaaacaaaaaaaacaactttaGTGAGATTTGACTGATGTTTAGTGTTTGAACCATGGTGTTTAGTAGTGATTTACCGTTCTGGAGGATTTTGAATCCCTGTCCCTCTTTGAGGATTTAGATCCTCGAGGCCTCTTTTTGCTGACATCAAGGGGCAGAGGACAATCTTCTCCAAGCATCACATCTCTAAGATTCTTCGAACGTGATCCAAACACTCTTCTATCTTCCCATATCTTCACCTACAATACAACATCATATCAACAGAGTATCTCAATTAGCAGAAGACCATTCTCAAGAACCTAAAACTAAATTCATCCAAACATCAATCATtaaggtaaagagagagagtctTACCAAACGCGAGACGACGCCTTTGCCACGATCATCACCCTGAGAGACAATATCTTTAACAGCCTTAGGAAGAACATTCCAAAACTCTTGCACGAACTCATTCCCCTGACGCTTACTGTTCTGAAGAATATCATTAGCCAAATACAAAAGAGGCACTTTCTGAGCCATCTCCGTACTGTGAAACTGTTTCTCCCATGTCGTCACTATCAGCTCAGCTTTCACCCGGTTGAATATACACCAATGCGACAGAGCTTTACCCCCCAAAAGAAAGAGTTCAGagaattagcaaaaaaaattaatcacaaGATCTAAGCAAAAAGGTTTAAACTTTAtatgcaaaataaattaaaaattgaagcTTTTAAAATGATTGGGAAAAAAAGAAAGGAGGATACTTTCGATGGACTGTTGAGTGCTGTTGAGCTTGGCGAGCTTATCGATGAGGATCTCTTCGCTGAATACAGTGCTCATTTCACCAGACGACGGATTTGGGT belongs to Brassica napus cultivar Da-Ae unplaced genomic scaffold, Da-Ae ScsIHWf_128;HRSCAF=227, whole genome shotgun sequence and includes:
- the LOC106430436 gene encoding regulation of nuclear pre-mRNA domain-containing protein 1A-like, which translates into the protein MSTVFSEEILIDKLAKLNSTQQSIETLSHWCIFNRVKAELIVTTWEKQFHSTEMAQKVPLLYLANDILQNSKRQGNEFVQEFWNVLPKAVKDIVSQGDDRGKGVVSRLVKIWEDRRVFGSRSKNLRDVMLGEDCPLPLDVSKKRPRGSKSSKRDRDSKSSRTKLSSGGGVAEKIASAYHLVVAENSNEEAEMSKCKSAVKRIRKMEKDVEEACSTAKDNPKRESLAKELEEEEYLLRQCIEKLKSVQGSRTSLVNQLKDALREQESELENLEAQIQVAQEQTEEAQNMQKRLKDEDYAPKPTTVAPGSVSTDNNGQSSKMTPASIAAMLTASTSSHMIMQSVLSSFAAEATKTSGLSKSESTVPVSYNNSQNQTPATQGQGQGQYHVIPNPAPPQPQPQFMNPPVMNNPYGFGNIPLMPPGLPPPPPPPHMIGNQQPQSNSAQQQQQPPQQGTFQPSGIMYYGAPHHS